One Ammoniphilus sp. CFH 90114 genomic region harbors:
- a CDS encoding N-acetyltransferase, with translation MMIRPMRAEDMNTVVDIWYRGSIQAHDFIEREYWEAGKKDMLEQYLPMSMTYILEDENRNVTGFVSMVDQYLAALFVDVSQQKKGYGKQILAFIKEKYDAVQLKVYQKNSNAVEFYRKNGFNIREELIDEATSQEEFLMTWVKLEDTIEV, from the coding sequence ATGATGATAAGACCTATGAGAGCAGAGGATATGAATACGGTAGTGGACATTTGGTATCGGGGATCTATTCAGGCCCATGACTTTATTGAGCGAGAGTATTGGGAAGCTGGGAAAAAGGATATGTTGGAACAATACTTGCCCATGTCCATGACTTATATTCTTGAGGATGAGAATAGGAATGTCACAGGTTTTGTATCGATGGTTGATCAATATTTGGCAGCTCTCTTTGTTGATGTGTCTCAACAGAAGAAAGGTTATGGGAAACAAATATTAGCCTTTATTAAGGAAAAGTATGATGCTGTTCAGCTCAAGGTTTATCAAAAGAATTCGAATGCAGTTGAATTTTACAGGAAAAATGGTTTTAATATTAGAGAAGAGCTTATCGATGAAGCAACATCACAAGAAGAATTTTTGATGACCTGGGTTAAATTGGAGGATACTATAGAGGTATAG